The following is a genomic window from Desulfovibrio desulfuricans DSM 642.
ATATATACGCACACGACTTTTCTCCGGAGCTCGCAGGAAGGGTCTGCTCCCTTTTCCAGATCCCCCAAGCAGCCTATGGCGAAACAATTTTTTATAATTACTCAATAACAGATCCTTTTTTCCCTTACATAGCAGAGATCCATGCTGGGAAAAAAATATTATATTATCATAATGTTACGCCAGGTCATTGGTTTTCATCGTGCTTTCCACAATATGGTCAGCACCTTGACTCTGCCCAATCGCAGTACCCTCTATTTTCTTCTTTTGACACAGTGATAGCGAATTCTGATTTCAGCTTGGAGCAAATTAGCCCGTTCCTACGTAAAGACGCTGCGCTCTCCATATTCCCCCCCTATTTTTCGTTGAAACCACAAACGGTAAAGGCAGCATGCCCTGCACCTACACTTAAAAGCAGATATTCATTACTCTGGGTTGGTCGCATTACTCCACACAAACGGCCCGACTTAGCTCTGAAAGTCTTTGACGAACTTGTAAAATCTGGCGTAGACGCATCCCTTACCTTTGTTGGTGGTGGGCGCTATGATTTCCCAAGCTTCGCAGAACACATTGATGCCTGCTTGGCTGCTCTTCCAGCCGAAGCCCAGTCACGTGTGCAGTTTATGCAAAACATATCTGATGAACAGCTCGCTTGGCTTTACAAGCACTCAGACCTTCTCCTCTGCACAAGTGCTCATGAGGGTTATTGCATGCCACTTGCAGAAGCTGCAGCCTGCAATCTGCCGGTAGCCGCCACACCACAGCCCGCAGTACTGGAAACTCTTAATGGCGGAGGCATAATTCTTAACGAGAATCCGCCATCAGCTGCGCAAGTAATCAAGAATTTCTTGACCCGCGCAAGCGAAGAAGAACGCCGCGCAGCAATACC
Proteins encoded in this region:
- a CDS encoding glycosyltransferase family 4 protein, whose product is MSKRACYRFYPSGEYKLKQIFFDKDHFPPPIHVHAGQSIFRNNDVAISIAPELIYIKKLHIFLTIHSQGRQKTWKFLSGQQVELHNSASDPILRRKDGSIIPEVLLPREARHLAQPSYRPWCILQLYVEDPDPAVYAWHVSYSVLLQNIAAEKAWYQSVGVSNNGCHFGRMAHSKSMHIISRNVMPHDAVGNFCLELSNFFNKCGYLTYIYAHDFSPELAGRVCSLFQIPQAAYGETIFYNYSITDPFFPYIAEIHAGKKILYYHNVTPGHWFSSCFPQYGQHLDSAQSQYPLFSSFDTVIANSDFSLEQISPFLRKDAALSIFPPYFSLKPQTVKAACPAPTLKSRYSLLWVGRITPHKRPDLALKVFDELVKSGVDASLTFVGGGRYDFPSFAEHIDACLAALPAEAQSRVQFMQNISDEQLAWLYKHSDLLLCTSAHEGYCMPLAEAAACNLPVAATPQPAVLETLNGGGIILNENPPSAAQVIKNFLTRASEEERRAAIPVLKQLPTDELIRIVKGDA